In one Nocardia tengchongensis genomic region, the following are encoded:
- a CDS encoding molybdopterin-dependent oxidoreductase, translated as MKVLGACPLDCPDACSWVVDVQDGRAAGLRGNKEHPVTRGALCVKVNRYLEQVHSPERLTRPLRRVGRKGEGRFEPISWDEALDEIAERLTGIIAEYGGEAVWPFHGTGSLGYIQGLEGLSGRRFFNTLGASRHDPTICSVAGTVGLEYTLGTAGGMDPENLAASKLILLWGTNPMTSGHHVWKFIQDSGAYTVAIDPVRTKTAERCDEHLAPLPGTDAALALGLMHVIVGLGAQDEEFLAAHTEGWPEFRSRIAEYPPERAAAITGVPVERIVALGERIARTRPTAIRASQGMQRHAGGGMALRTLACLPGVTGDWAIRGGGLHYSTSGHFRLDTPALTRFDLLPQPVRTLSMTRMGEALLDPDGPPVHALFVIGANPVGSNPDQRRVIEGLSRADLFTVVLEHFPTDTVDYADIVLPATMQPEHLDVLAAYGNLYLVWNEPAVAPPGDCLPTTETFRRLARRMGLTEPALYESDEELANQLLKQYDVDRLRAEGFLKIAPGPVPAGKLRFVSNLAERDGHAPLAGYTPPADPGDGLVLISAASHYFLNTGFGSNPELRRRAGELRVTIHPDDAAARGIADGDPVTVGNDRGSFDAIAEVSDTVRPGVAATPKGRWAKHSGGATVNATIAERDSDYGGGAVFHDNRVRITPRLQE; from the coding sequence GTGAAGGTTCTGGGAGCGTGCCCCCTCGACTGCCCCGACGCCTGCTCCTGGGTGGTGGACGTCCAGGACGGCCGGGCCGCCGGACTGCGCGGCAACAAGGAGCACCCGGTCACCCGGGGTGCGCTGTGCGTCAAGGTGAACCGCTACCTCGAACAGGTCCACTCCCCCGAACGTCTCACCCGCCCGCTGCGCCGGGTCGGCCGCAAGGGTGAGGGCCGCTTCGAGCCGATCAGCTGGGACGAGGCGCTCGACGAGATCGCCGAACGCCTGACCGGCATCATCGCCGAGTACGGCGGCGAAGCGGTGTGGCCGTTCCACGGCACCGGCAGTCTCGGCTACATCCAAGGGCTGGAGGGTCTTTCCGGACGGCGCTTCTTCAATACGCTCGGCGCCTCCCGCCACGACCCGACCATCTGCTCGGTCGCGGGCACCGTCGGGCTGGAGTACACCCTGGGCACCGCGGGCGGCATGGACCCCGAGAACCTGGCGGCATCGAAGCTGATCTTGTTGTGGGGCACCAACCCGATGACCTCCGGCCATCACGTCTGGAAATTCATCCAGGACAGCGGCGCGTACACGGTGGCCATCGATCCGGTGCGCACCAAGACCGCCGAACGCTGTGACGAACACCTGGCCCCGCTGCCGGGCACCGATGCCGCGCTCGCATTGGGCCTGATGCACGTCATCGTCGGGCTGGGCGCGCAGGACGAGGAGTTCCTCGCCGCCCACACCGAGGGCTGGCCCGAGTTCCGGTCCCGCATCGCCGAGTACCCGCCCGAGCGGGCCGCCGCCATCACCGGTGTGCCGGTAGAGCGCATCGTGGCCCTGGGCGAGCGCATCGCCCGCACCCGCCCCACCGCCATCCGCGCCTCGCAGGGCATGCAGCGGCACGCGGGCGGCGGCATGGCCCTGCGCACCCTCGCCTGCCTGCCGGGCGTGACCGGCGACTGGGCGATTCGCGGTGGCGGACTGCACTATTCGACCAGCGGCCACTTCCGCCTCGACACGCCCGCCCTGACCCGCTTCGATCTGCTGCCGCAACCGGTGCGCACCCTGTCCATGACCCGGATGGGTGAGGCGCTGCTGGATCCGGACGGCCCGCCGGTGCACGCGTTGTTCGTGATCGGCGCGAATCCGGTGGGCTCCAACCCCGATCAGCGCCGGGTGATCGAGGGTCTGTCCCGTGCGGACCTGTTCACGGTGGTGCTCGAACACTTCCCGACCGACACGGTCGACTACGCCGATATCGTCCTCCCGGCCACCATGCAGCCCGAGCACCTGGATGTGCTGGCCGCGTACGGCAATCTCTATCTGGTCTGGAACGAGCCGGCCGTGGCGCCGCCCGGCGACTGCCTGCCCACCACCGAAACCTTCCGCCGCCTGGCCCGCCGCATGGGGCTCACCGAACCGGCGCTCTACGAGTCCGACGAGGAGCTGGCGAACCAGCTGCTGAAACAGTACGACGTGGACCGGCTGCGCGCCGAGGGCTTCCTGAAGATCGCGCCGGGTCCGGTGCCCGCGGGCAAGCTGCGGTTCGTGTCCAACCTGGCCGAGCGGGACGGGCACGCGCCGCTGGCCGGCTACACCCCGCCCGCCGATCCGGGCGACGGACTGGTGCTGATCTCGGCCGCCTCACACTATTTCCTCAATACGGGGTTCGGTTCGAATCCCGAATTGCGGCGGCGCGCAGGCGAACTCCGCGTCACCATCCACCCCGACGACGCGGCCGCGCGTGGCATCGCCGACGGTGATCCGGTGACGGTCGGCAACGACCGCGGCTCCTTCGACGCGATCGCCGAGGTCTCCGACACGGTCCGTCCCGGCGTCGCCGCGACCCCGAAAGGCCGCTGGGCCAAGCACTCCGGCGGCGCGACCGTGAACGCGACCATCGCCGAACGGGATTCGGACTACGGCGGCGGCGCGGTCTTCCACGACAACCGCGTGCGAATCACACCGCGCCTGCAAGAGTGA
- a CDS encoding GGDEF domain-containing protein, translated as MLRALHRNRERWAGQPLALLFIDLDGFKRVNDNYGHAVGDELIANAAARIRRVIRRDDAAARYGGDEFVVLAPLAQAQARQLAERLLATLGEPFELSAAEVRIAASIGIACTKPRETETTVYELLREADSAMYHAKEYSLGYIFHDDLRRGRPESGPLTWQRESAV; from the coding sequence CTGCTGCGGGCGCTGCATCGTAATCGGGAGCGGTGGGCCGGGCAGCCGCTGGCGCTGCTGTTCATCGACCTGGACGGATTCAAGCGGGTCAACGACAACTACGGGCACGCGGTGGGTGACGAGCTGATCGCGAACGCGGCCGCCCGTATCCGCCGGGTGATACGCCGCGACGACGCGGCCGCCCGATACGGCGGCGACGAATTCGTGGTGCTGGCCCCACTGGCGCAGGCGCAGGCGCGGCAGCTGGCCGAACGCCTGCTGGCCACGCTGGGGGAACCGTTCGAGTTGAGCGCGGCCGAGGTGCGCATCGCGGCCAGTATCGGCATCGCCTGCACCAAGCCGCGCGAGACCGAGACCACGGTCTACGAGCTACTGCGCGAGGCGGATTCGGCCATGTACCACGCCAAGGAATACTCGCTCGGCTACATCTTCCACGACGATCTACGCCGCGGCCGCCCGGAATCGGGCCCGCTCACCTGGCAGCGCGAATCCGCGGTCTGA
- the galK gene encoding galactokinase, with translation MESTVGRWWAPGRVNLIGEHTDYNDGYVLPLALPLGTTCTARVRPDGVVRLRSRQAPRDAVDTTTAALDSSGWSGFPVWSRYPLGVIREFQRRGHELPGIDLDLDSTVPIGAGLSSSAALTCSVSIALRDLFAPTVSATDLIDITRTAENVYAGVPTGALDQSAALLCTAGHLLFLDTRTGASEQIPFDLDHFALTLLVVDTGSPHTLVDSEYAARSAECAAAAAALGVPTLRDAPTLPTAARLPDPLLRRRARHVITENARVRQIAEQLRTGADPRTIAPLLTAGHTSLRDDFEVSAPPLDTAVTAALTAGAHGARLTGAGFGGSIIALVDRDRVAEVSAAIREAFSAKAFTPPRTFVVTPAAGAHRVRASTTSPH, from the coding sequence GTGGAATCGACGGTGGGACGCTGGTGGGCGCCGGGCCGGGTCAACCTGATCGGCGAGCACACCGACTACAACGACGGCTACGTGCTGCCCCTGGCCCTGCCGCTCGGCACCACCTGCACCGCCCGCGTCCGCCCGGATGGCGTGGTGCGCCTGCGATCCCGGCAGGCTCCCCGCGACGCGGTCGACACCACCACGGCCGCGCTGGATTCGTCCGGTTGGTCCGGTTTTCCGGTGTGGTCGCGCTACCCCCTCGGCGTCATCCGCGAATTCCAGCGCCGCGGCCACGAACTCCCCGGCATCGATCTCGACCTCGACAGCACCGTCCCGATCGGCGCCGGCCTGTCCTCCTCGGCCGCCCTCACCTGTTCGGTCTCCATCGCCCTGCGGGACCTGTTCGCACCCACCGTCTCCGCCACCGACCTCATCGACATCACCCGCACCGCCGAGAACGTCTACGCCGGCGTCCCCACCGGCGCCCTCGACCAATCCGCCGCTCTCCTCTGCACCGCAGGCCACCTCCTCTTCCTCGACACCCGCACCGGCGCATCCGAACAGATCCCCTTCGACCTGGACCACTTCGCCCTCACCCTCCTGGTCGTCGACACCGGCAGCCCCCACACCTTGGTCGACAGCGAGTACGCGGCCCGCAGCGCCGAATGTGCCGCCGCCGCAGCCGCACTCGGCGTCCCCACCCTCCGCGACGCCCCCACGCTCCCCACCGCCGCCCGCCTCCCCGACCCCCTCCTCCGCCGACGCGCCCGCCACGTCATCACCGAAAACGCCCGCGTCCGGCAAATTGCCGAACAATTGCGCACCGGCGCCGACCCCCGCACCATCGCCCCCCTCCTCACCGCAGGCCACACCTCCCTCCGCGACGACTTCGAAGTCTCGGCCCCACCCCTCGACACCGCCGTCACCGCCGCCCTCACCGCCGGTGCCCACGGCGCCCGCCTCACCGGCGCCGGCTTCGGCGGCAGCATCATCGCCCTGGTCGACCGCGACCGCGTCGCGGAGGTATCCGCCGCCATCCGGGAAGCCTTCTCCGCCAAGGCCTTCACCCCACCCCGCACCTTCGTAGTCACCCCCGCCGCAGGCGCACACCGTGTCCGGGCCTCCACCACCTCACCGCACTGA
- a CDS encoding PepSY domain-containing protein: protein MLRLHFYAGVFVAPFILIAAVTGALYAISPTLENFTSSGVLHTDSTGPAKPLKEQIAAAQAVEPTLALVAVAPGQNAGDTTRVIFSDPSLGESERRAVFVDPVTAQTVGDDVVYGSSGALPLRTWIDQLHKDLHLGKVGRFYSEIAASWVWLVALAGLVLWYRRVRARREKRSAGWLVRPDRSRPRARTLNWHAVVGVWILPVILLLSATGMTWSKYAGENVTELRKAMSWQTPAVDAKLPGTTGPAMTAGGEHAGHGGAPAATPPAGKAALADTVYGVARANGLTGPLEISIPAKDGMAFVAQELRRPGQYTRDAIAVDGATGNVTAKLPYAEWPLMAKLTNWGIQFHMGLLFGLVNQLLLLAAMVGLGTVVVRGYLMWWRRRPTKESKLAVGKAPRRAFAQAPLVVLLPLAAGAALVGWFAPMIGLPLLAFLVIDVLVGVGARVRAKTA from the coding sequence ATGCTGCGGCTGCACTTCTACGCGGGTGTCTTCGTGGCGCCGTTCATCCTGATCGCGGCCGTGACCGGCGCGCTGTACGCGATCTCCCCGACGTTGGAGAACTTCACCTCCAGCGGTGTGCTGCACACCGATTCGACCGGTCCGGCCAAGCCGTTGAAGGAGCAGATCGCGGCCGCGCAGGCGGTCGAACCGACGCTGGCGCTGGTGGCGGTGGCCCCCGGCCAGAACGCCGGGGACACCACGCGCGTCATCTTCAGCGATCCGTCGCTGGGCGAGTCCGAGCGTCGCGCCGTGTTCGTCGATCCGGTCACCGCGCAGACGGTGGGCGACGACGTCGTCTACGGCAGCTCGGGCGCGCTGCCCCTGCGCACCTGGATCGACCAGCTGCACAAGGATCTGCACCTGGGCAAGGTCGGCCGCTTCTACAGCGAGATCGCGGCCTCCTGGGTGTGGCTGGTCGCGCTCGCCGGGCTGGTGCTCTGGTACCGCCGGGTGCGGGCGCGGCGGGAGAAGCGTTCGGCCGGGTGGCTGGTGCGCCCGGATCGCTCGCGGCCCCGCGCGCGCACGCTGAATTGGCATGCGGTGGTGGGTGTCTGGATCCTGCCGGTGATCCTGCTGCTCTCGGCCACCGGCATGACCTGGTCGAAGTACGCGGGCGAGAACGTGACCGAGCTGCGTAAGGCGATGAGCTGGCAGACCCCCGCGGTGGACGCGAAGCTGCCGGGCACGACCGGTCCGGCCATGACCGCCGGCGGCGAGCACGCGGGACACGGTGGCGCTCCCGCCGCCACTCCCCCGGCGGGCAAGGCCGCGCTGGCCGACACCGTGTACGGCGTCGCCCGCGCCAATGGGCTGACCGGGCCGCTGGAGATCAGCATTCCGGCCAAGGACGGCATGGCCTTCGTGGCGCAGGAGTTGCGTCGCCCGGGCCAGTACACCCGCGACGCCATCGCGGTCGACGGCGCGACCGGAAATGTCACCGCCAAGCTGCCCTACGCCGAGTGGCCGCTGATGGCCAAGCTCACCAACTGGGGCATCCAGTTCCACATGGGTCTGCTGTTCGGCCTGGTCAATCAGCTGTTGCTGCTGGCCGCGATGGTCGGGCTGGGCACGGTGGTGGTGCGCGGCTACCTGATGTGGTGGCGTCGCCGCCCGACCAAGGAGTCGAAGCTCGCGGTGGGTAAGGCCCCGCGCCGGGCGTTCGCACAGGCCCCGCTGGTCGTGCTGCTGCCGTTGGCGGCGGGCGCCGCGCTGGTCGGCTGGTTCGCGCCGATGATCGGCCTGCCGCTGCTGGCGTTCCTGGTGATCGACGTGCTCGTGGGTGTGGGAGCCCGCGTGCGCGCCAAGACCGCTTAA
- a CDS encoding acyl-CoA synthetase: MSLALPSAGTVLRKAGDTALSVNAMVRGGLFNPLRPDHAVRSAINVLKFGPFAGAVVHAANTNPKSAAIVDERGELTFEQLDKQSTALARGLAAQGLGPGDVIGVLARDHRGMVLSLVAAGKLGVRAVLMNTGFAKPQFTDVAVREKVKAVLHDSEFFDLMSAIPADIPRILTWVDEKDNADPSIPTIESVAAGQSTEPLSPPEKPGGMVILTSGTTGTPKGAPRDKVSPFITAQFLDRIPLPRNSTVVMAAPIFHATGLSQFTLSIALGNRVVFQQRRFDPETTLANIVKFRAQGLTVVPTMLQRILDLPPETLAKYDPKPTLRVIFAAGSAIPPDVVTRTLDYFGETLYNVYGSTECAVMTVATPSELRKAPTTAGKAPVGIRVALYDENRKRVTAPNVTGTIFIENGHSFKQYTDGRTKEYVDGLMNSGDVGHFDTDGLLFIDGRDDDMIISGGENVFPQEVENLLSNRHDILEAAVVGVDDRDFGKRLRAIVVPGPDSKRDVQEIKDYVKDNLARYKVPREVIFLDELPRNATGKLLRKPLIEMDVTAD, translated from the coding sequence ATGTCACTTGCCCTTCCATCGGCTGGCACGGTTCTACGCAAGGCCGGCGATACGGCGCTCAGCGTCAATGCCATGGTCCGAGGGGGACTGTTCAACCCGCTGCGCCCCGATCACGCGGTGCGCTCGGCGATCAATGTCTTGAAGTTCGGCCCGTTCGCGGGCGCGGTCGTGCACGCGGCCAACACCAACCCCAAGTCGGCGGCCATCGTCGACGAGCGCGGCGAGCTCACCTTCGAGCAGCTCGACAAGCAGTCGACCGCGCTGGCCCGCGGCCTGGCCGCGCAGGGCCTGGGCCCCGGCGACGTGATCGGCGTGCTGGCCCGCGATCACCGCGGCATGGTGCTGAGCCTGGTCGCCGCCGGCAAGCTCGGCGTGCGCGCGGTGCTGATGAACACCGGTTTCGCCAAGCCGCAGTTCACCGACGTGGCGGTGCGCGAGAAGGTCAAGGCGGTGCTGCACGACAGCGAGTTCTTCGACCTGATGTCGGCGATTCCGGCCGACATTCCGCGCATCCTGACCTGGGTGGACGAGAAGGACAACGCCGACCCGTCGATCCCGACCATCGAGTCGGTCGCGGCCGGGCAGTCCACCGAGCCGCTGTCGCCGCCGGAGAAGCCGGGCGGCATGGTCATCCTGACCTCGGGCACCACCGGCACCCCCAAGGGCGCGCCGCGCGACAAGGTGTCGCCGTTCATCACGGCCCAGTTCCTGGATCGAATCCCGTTGCCGCGCAACAGCACCGTGGTGATGGCGGCTCCGATCTTCCACGCCACCGGCCTGTCTCAGTTCACGCTGTCGATCGCGCTGGGCAACCGGGTGGTGTTCCAGCAGCGCCGGTTCGACCCGGAGACCACCCTCGCCAATATCGTGAAGTTCCGGGCGCAGGGCCTGACCGTGGTGCCGACCATGCTGCAGCGCATCCTGGACCTGCCGCCGGAGACCCTGGCCAAGTACGACCCGAAGCCGACGCTGCGCGTCATCTTCGCGGCCGGCTCGGCCATCCCGCCGGACGTGGTCACCCGCACCCTCGACTACTTCGGTGAGACCCTCTACAACGTGTACGGCTCCACCGAGTGCGCGGTCATGACCGTGGCCACCCCGAGCGAGCTGCGCAAGGCCCCGACCACCGCGGGCAAGGCCCCGGTCGGTATTCGCGTCGCGCTCTACGACGAGAACCGCAAGCGCGTCACCGCCCCGAACGTGACCGGCACGATCTTCATCGAGAACGGGCACTCGTTCAAGCAGTACACCGACGGCCGCACCAAGGAGTACGTGGACGGCCTGATGAACTCCGGCGATGTCGGCCACTTCGACACCGACGGGCTGCTGTTCATCGACGGCCGCGACGACGACATGATCATCTCCGGCGGCGAGAACGTCTTCCCGCAAGAGGTCGAGAACCTGCTGTCGAACCGCCACGACATCCTCGAGGCCGCGGTGGTCGGCGTGGACGACCGGGACTTCGGAAAGCGGCTGCGCGCCATCGTGGTTCCCGGCCCCGACTCCAAGCGCGACGTGCAGGAGATCAAGGACTACGTGAAGGACAACCTGGCCCGGTACAAGGTGCCGCGCGAGGTCATCTTCCTCGACGAGCTGCCGCGCAACGCCACCGGCAAGCTGCTGCGCAAGCCGCTCATCGAGATGGACGTCACAGCGGACTAG
- a CDS encoding acyl-CoA synthetase: MVSVLHSARQRVAHTGEALQGLKRLRELGLSDPSDPVGTVRLLRDARVFGPPATAIRRAARMFPDQPGLADERGELTYRQLEDQSNALARGLQRNGVKPGTVVGVLARDHRGLILTMAAVGKLGARLALMNTGFAKPQFAQVCERENVRVVLHDSEFLGLLDALPEDLPRILTWVDEGAEIPSGAKTLDELVESNAPTPLPAPKKPGGFIILTSGTTGLPKGAPRERTGPLSTVQMVDRIDFPQRGTMVIVSPIFHSTGFATWLTGCAFGNKVVTARRFDAERTLRLIAEHRADMLVAVPTMLHRMVELDKEIRQKYDTSSLKGIVLAGSALSPELSVRTAEVFGPVLYNLYGSTECAIASVARPEDLTIAPGTAGKAPLTCEVALFDDDGRRVLAKNVTGRVFIRSGSPFKGYTDGRMKEVIDGYMSSGDVGHFDDRGLLFIDGRDDDMIVSGGENVFPQEVENLLLERPDIFDAAVVGVDDVEYGKRLRAFIVPEPGVVLDGEEIKAHVKANLARYKVPRDVFFLEDLPRNATGKLLRRVLVEYEPPTA; the protein is encoded by the coding sequence ATGGTCTCGGTCTTGCATTCGGCGCGGCAGCGGGTGGCGCACACCGGTGAGGCGTTGCAGGGTCTCAAGCGATTGCGGGAGCTGGGGCTCAGTGATCCGTCGGATCCGGTGGGGACGGTCCGATTGCTCAGGGACGCCAGGGTTTTCGGTCCGCCGGCGACGGCCATCCGGCGCGCGGCGCGGATGTTCCCGGACCAGCCCGGACTCGCGGACGAGCGGGGCGAGCTGACCTACCGGCAGCTGGAGGACCAGTCCAACGCCCTCGCGCGCGGGTTGCAGCGCAACGGCGTGAAGCCCGGCACCGTGGTGGGCGTGCTGGCCCGTGACCACCGCGGGCTGATTCTGACCATGGCCGCGGTCGGCAAGCTGGGCGCCCGGCTGGCGTTGATGAACACCGGTTTCGCCAAACCGCAGTTCGCGCAGGTCTGTGAGCGCGAGAACGTGCGAGTCGTGTTGCACGACAGCGAATTCCTGGGCCTGCTCGACGCCCTGCCCGAGGACCTGCCGCGCATCCTGACCTGGGTGGACGAGGGCGCCGAAATCCCTTCCGGCGCGAAGACTCTCGATGAGCTCGTCGAATCCAACGCGCCGACGCCGCTGCCCGCGCCGAAGAAGCCGGGCGGCTTCATCATCCTGACCTCCGGCACCACCGGTCTACCCAAGGGCGCGCCGCGGGAGCGCACCGGACCGCTGTCGACGGTGCAGATGGTGGATCGCATCGACTTCCCGCAGCGGGGCACGATGGTCATCGTCTCCCCCATCTTCCATTCCACCGGCTTCGCGACCTGGCTGACCGGGTGCGCGTTCGGGAACAAGGTGGTGACCGCCCGCCGCTTCGACGCCGAGCGGACGCTGCGCCTGATCGCCGAGCACCGGGCCGACATGCTGGTGGCGGTGCCGACCATGCTGCATCGAATGGTGGAGCTGGACAAGGAGATTCGACAGAAGTACGACACCTCGTCACTGAAGGGCATCGTGCTGGCGGGTTCGGCGTTGTCGCCGGAGTTGTCGGTGCGCACCGCCGAGGTGTTCGGGCCGGTGCTCTACAACCTGTACGGCTCCACCGAATGCGCGATCGCCTCGGTCGCGCGGCCCGAGGATCTGACGATCGCTCCGGGCACGGCCGGGAAGGCTCCGCTGACCTGCGAGGTGGCCTTGTTCGACGACGACGGCCGCCGCGTGCTGGCCAAGAATGTCACCGGGCGGGTCTTCATCCGTTCGGGCTCGCCGTTCAAGGGCTACACCGACGGTCGCATGAAAGAGGTCATCGACGGTTACATGTCCAGCGGCGATGTCGGGCACTTCGACGATCGCGGGCTGCTGTTCATCGACGGCCGCGACGACGACATGATCGTCTCCGGCGGTGAGAACGTCTTCCCGCAGGAGGTGGAGAACCTGCTGCTGGAGCGTCCCGACATCTTCGATGCGGCCGTGGTCGGCGTCGACGATGTCGAGTACGGCAAGCGCCTGCGCGCGTTCATCGTTCCCGAGCCCGGCGTGGTGCTCGACGGGGAGGAGATCAAGGCGCACGTGAAAGCGAACCTGGCCCGCTACAAGGTGCCCCGGGATGTCTTCTTCCTCGAGGATCTGCCCCGCAACGCGACCGGCAAACTGTTGCGCCGCGTCCTGGTCGAATACGAGCCGCCCACAGCATGA
- a CDS encoding SDR family NAD(P)-dependent oxidoreductase, which translates to MSAEPTRRWLITGANSGFGAAITEAVLAAGDEVVAAVRRPETMAEVVAAHPDQVQVVTLDVRDAEAAERAVKEAGRIDVLVNNAGYGIVGAIEETSDADLRDAMEVMFFGPLRLTRLVLPQLRERRAGAIVQLTSMGGFMSFAGVGAYSAAKGALELASEALAAEVDPLGIQVLIVEPGEFRTGFAKPAALTFGSAIPDYADTVGAIRDGLPASDQQQSGDPAKAAAAVLATVGQPDAPLRLALGADAVGAIRGKLATVAAELDATAHLGLTTAFDEA; encoded by the coding sequence ATGAGTGCAGAGCCCACCCGCCGTTGGCTGATCACCGGTGCGAACAGTGGTTTCGGCGCGGCCATCACCGAGGCCGTGCTGGCCGCCGGGGACGAGGTGGTGGCCGCGGTGCGCCGGCCCGAGACGATGGCGGAAGTGGTTGCCGCACACCCGGATCAGGTGCAGGTGGTGACCCTGGACGTCCGGGACGCGGAGGCCGCCGAGCGGGCGGTGAAGGAAGCCGGGCGGATCGATGTGCTGGTGAACAATGCCGGGTACGGGATCGTCGGCGCGATCGAGGAGACCAGCGACGCCGATCTGCGAGATGCCATGGAGGTCATGTTCTTCGGGCCGCTGCGGCTGACCCGGCTGGTGCTGCCGCAGCTGCGGGAACGTCGCGCGGGCGCGATCGTGCAGTTGACCAGCATGGGCGGGTTCATGTCGTTCGCGGGCGTGGGCGCCTACAGCGCGGCCAAGGGTGCGCTGGAGTTGGCCAGTGAGGCGCTCGCGGCGGAGGTGGATCCGCTGGGCATCCAGGTGCTGATCGTGGAACCCGGCGAGTTCCGGACCGGCTTCGCCAAGCCCGCGGCCCTCACTTTCGGCTCCGCCATCCCCGACTACGCGGACACGGTCGGGGCGATCCGGGACGGCCTGCCCGCCTCCGATCAGCAGCAGTCCGGCGATCCCGCCAAGGCGGCGGCCGCGGTCCTCGCCACGGTCGGTCAGCCGGATGCTCCGCTGCGCCTGGCCCTGGGCGCGGACGCCGTCGGGGCCATCCGCGGCAAGCTGGCAACGGTCGCCGCCGAGCTCGACGCCACCGCGCATCTGGGTCTGACCACCGCCTTCGACGAGGCGTGA